The genomic interval tatttaaatatttcctcTTTATTTACTAGCTAATATTAACATtctgttaaatatatttaagtaataTTAATCTATGCCTAAGagtaattttgaattttaatgatttttttaattttttatcaaataaacaaaatagaCCCCACAGTCCGGCGACAAAGTTGAACAGCAAGCGATTTGTCAGACAGCAGTTTCTTTTCCTCGTTGTGGCTCATTCAAAAGCCACTTCCTACTTACATTTGAATATTCGttattgcaattgcatttcgcTTGTGTTTATTTACTTAGACGACTTCTCTGTCTTGCCCCCTGAGCCCCTGAAGATCCCACTTCTTGGCCGTTTTCCATCTAAATTGCATGCAGCGCCTTTGTCATGACATGACAGCAGCCTAATTCATCATTATGGCTACACAGGACCGACTGCATCGATGGAGCTAAAAGCCGGGGGATCGGGAATGCAAAGGGGTTGGGGGttttggggattggggattgggcACTGGGGGATTGAGAGAGTTTTGTCGCGACTTTCGCTAGACGATTGGCATGAGATGCAGTTGCCAAGTTGCAAGTTTTGCATCTGAACAGCGATCTCGGTGGACTTGGACGGCGACGTGATTCATTCATGCGCAGTAGTTGGATTTTCGCTTGCATGCAGCTGGCTACgttgatgataatgatgatgcaTGCGCCCGGGCTTAGGAGCTGGTTAGATACACCGGCAAACCAGCGGTGGCCAGGGAAGTGGGGCGCGGCATAAGATGCACTTTAGAAGGCAAAAGTGCAACGTCGATAGGCTGATGATTCGCCTGTCGACATTCAAAGAGCCGGGCCAAGACGACGACATTATCGTCGGCAGAAGTCAGGGATGTCAGTGGGAGCTTCGGTACCAGCTCAGTTATTTGTATGGTTTATTATCTCCGCACAATATCGCTCATTGTGGCGGCTTGTCGAGGGGCAGCCACAAAGTTGGTTATTGAGAGCCCAAGCGCCTCAAAGTGAAACTTCTGAGACGCACTCGCAAGCCGTGCAGCAGTATGAATCTGAGTTACGACGCAGGACTTAAATGGGTTCAAATGCAGTCAAGTACACTTGGAAAAAGAATTTAAGAGGTTCTTAAAACATAACTTCAAACTGGTTCTTATTAGTATTTTTATGACATTCCATCTGGCACTACAACTTAATTACCCTGACATGCTTCTTTTCCTCAGCTGTCTGGCAAAACTTAAGATCCCAATCGCGTGGCCAAAATCGTGTGACATTGTAAATCGACGACAATAACCGACCCAGTTAACAGTTTCGTACTCCCAATTTGCTGACATGCGCCAATTCCCgcgaaacaacaaaaaaaaactaacagCGAAAAGGTGTCAAGACAGTCGGTCCGGATTCGGTGGCCGGGCCACTTAATCATCGAAGTTGAACCAAGCAGGACAAATGCCATGCACGACTTCATTATTAGGCAGCCCCATATGCACATCATCATCGCCGCTGAATCGTTGCCATGGACTCGTGACATGGCCTCCAGATTGGAactggtcctggtcctggtcgTAGCGTAGCAGCTCCTCTGATTAGTTTTACCCCTCCGGTTCCACGGCTCATTTGCCTCTCATCAAGGCACGAAAATGTCCCTCAAATTTGTTTGTGTGAAGCCAGTAGGAGTTTCCATTAAATTCCTTGTGGCTTCTGGTGGCGGCTGTCGCTAATGAAGTCATAAAACCGCATGACATTTTCGATGCCTCGTGGATGGAGGAAAGCCCCACGGATCTCACTTTTTGTCAGACGATCTTGTTGGTTTCTGTTGTCCGAGGAGCAGTTCAATCGTTCCAATATGCAAATGCCCCATTCACCCGCCGCCACCCACGGATTGAGGACCGCGTACTGAATGCTGACCATATGACCATATGTTCATATCGGACCCCAAATCTTTCGCTTTCGATTGCGCCGAGCTGCGCCCTCCGTCCAAAAAacactccacttcactccaTTGCACTCCACTCCATTGAACTGAACTTGCCTTGCGTCTAAGCCTGGCTTTATCTGCTCCGAGacgatttttttgcatttcatttcgtttcgcCGGCTTCGTGctgcaaatatgcaaaaatgctGCAATCTGCGGACAGCACGTTCGGAGGGCCTTTCGTGTCATAAATGGCATAAATATTCCTTCTTGACCGGGCAACCTAAATATTTCCAGCTCTGCTGCTCTGCAGATGCTGCTTTCATCGCTGTGGTgaagggaaaaacaaaaaattattttataacaatGCCAACTTTCACTTTTTCGGCTTTGGCAGATCTCcatcgaaatcgaaattaaatcgtttttcatttttatatactGCTCGATTATTGATGTTCAGTTGCGCGAAGTAAATTATCGGAAAACATGCATGAACTATTTACATATGTTGTAATATAAAAGCGATTAGCGCCTGGCAAAGCAGATGCTAAGTTCTCGCCTGGTAATTACTATAAACGGTTATACATTTAAGCCTATTATCACGCAGGAAACACTTATAAAATAccatttgcatatatgtaaTTATTCTAAAAAGAAAGGATATTTTTTCCAGTGACCCCCTGTTGCAATATATAACACGCATCACATTGAGCACTCGCAGCACTTAGAAACCAGAAGTGTTTGGAAATGGATTCACGAGGCAGTATCTACCGTTTTCTAAAGTTTTTTAAGATCGGCTGGAGGATTTACCAAAATCCAAAGTTGGAGTCCAGTCACTCATCAATCTACTATTGGCGGGAGCAGATGAAGTCTGAAGACAGAATATATTTGTTCAACTAAAATCCATGAATGTTTTTTTGCAGGGCAATGGCATTGTTTACAACCACAGAGGAACGCCAGTTGCCCTACCGATCTACATGGCACCTTATAGTAAATATTcaacttttcgtttttttcaCTTCAATGTGCTATGGATTTATGGAATCGGTAGGGGATCATGTTGAAATGGGACGAGATTTTGCTTTCATCCTTGGCGtaagaaaatattacaatGTTTCAATCATAAGTaacttatatatttcatttgcttACTGCaggcattttttattgtgtttaaGGTTTTCTATTTTAACTGGTATGGCGATGACCTTGACCAGGTGATCAATGAACTGGAAGAATTTCATCCTTGGACTAAGATAGGTCCTGGTGCAGTGGACTATAGAGCTGGCAAACGTTGGTACTTCGTGATGGCTTTCTTTTTGGTCTCTTCATGGGCGTTCTTCTTGTGTGTTTTTATATTGTTACTCATTACATCACCCATGTGGGTCCATCAGCAGAACCTTCCCTTTCATGCGGCCTTTCCTTTCCAATGGCACGACAGATCGCTTCATCCCATTGGCCACTTTATAATCTATGTGTATCAGAGCTATTTTTCAGCGTATGCTCTGACTTGGCTTTTGTGCATTGAGGGCCTATCTGTTTGCATATATGCGGAAATAACTTTTGCCATTGAGGTATTATGCCTGGAATTACGACATATTCACCGATTCAAGGATGGCCTTACAGAGCTGCGAATGGAGACGAATCGCTTAGTCAAGCTTCATCAGAAGATTGTGGAGTAAGTATTTAAGCTAGGAACATccgattttccatttgcacCTAAAAACCTTTGAATAGAATTTTAGATCGGACCAACAACGTTTTTCATGGTACCCTCATAATGCAAATGGGGGTTAACTTTTCCTTGGTGTCCATATCGGTTTTAGAGGCCATGGAGGCGCGAAAGGATCCCAAGGTGGTCGTCCAGTTTGCAATCCTCATGATGCTCGCCTTGGGACATCTGTCCATGTGGTCCTTCTTTGGAGATATGTTATCCCAGGAATcattgaaaatatcagatgCAGCTTATGACGCTTACGATCCCACCAAAGGATCCAAAGATGTGTATAGAGACCTCTGCCTTATAATTAGGCGTGGCCAGGAACCTCTGATCATGAGAGCCAGTCCCTTTCCATCCTTTAACTTAATAAACTACAGCGCTGTAAgatttttaaatcatttaatgTATAGTAATTTCTTACCTATTGGTTTTTCAGATACTTAACCAATGCTATGGAATCTtgacatttttgttaaagACATTAgactaaaaccaaaaatgatGATCAATGAATTTTAGTTCTAATTAATGGAAACTATTAGATTTTTGCTTATTATGTGACATACATATTGAACTGTAATAAATTCTGTAACCTGCttaatttggttttcgtttaTGCAGAATGGTTTATAAAATAGAGCGGATTCTTTACTGGGTCAGAATCTATTCCGACACTTTATATTTTCTGGACTTTTAAGCTTTCGTTAGCATATTCCTGTCATTTCTTAGATATATTTTGTCTATATTTGAGTCTAGTTCTAAAATAATGCTTTTCGAGACTTAATCACGTAATTTCTTTCCAACTATTACTTTCAAATTATTCATGAGTTGCCTATTTACCTTTGTAGTTCTAAAGGTATGAGAGgtattaaaaacttaattccttaatacatttttaatgggGTTTGGAGCCTGATAAAGCAGATGTTAAGTTTTCGCTTGGTAATTGCTTTGAATGgtcataatttttgtattacttATTACTTATTACTGCTTTCATcgctttaatattttaagtgGTCATAATATTTGCTTATTACTTACACaggaaaaatatatagaatatgGGAATAAATACTCAAATTGCACTTTTTGTCGTTAATTGCATCTATAATATAACATTACCTTTTTTGATGTGTACCTATCtgattatatttaataagGGTCTTATTGCGTTATAAAGTCACTCACAGAACAGAGTTCGATTTGAAATGAAGTTTGGTGGAAATTTGAATCGTTATCTACAGTTTTTTATCGACGGCTGGAATCATTTTCGGGATCCTTCGGTGGAGTCCCGCCACTCTGCTGTTTACTATTGGAGGGAGCAGATGAAGTCAGTGTAATGTGTAATTCCTCTTGGCTAttataatatcaaaaaatCCTTTACAGAGCTATGTTCTTATATACAACCTCGAAGGAACGCGAACTGCCCTTCCGTTCCACATGGCACACTTTGGTTAACATTCAAGTGTCCATTTGTTTTTCAACAATGTGCTATGGCGTTACCGAATCGTTTGGGGACAAGGTTCAAATAGGTCGGGATCTTGCATTCATAATTGGGGTTAGAAAAGTCTGATAAAAGGAAACCATTCACATATTAAGttaacattattattttcagtttttttttattacttttaaaatatactaTTTTCAATGGTATGGCGATGGACTTGACGAGGTTGTTGAAACCCTGGACAGATTACATCCTTGGGCGCAAAAAGGTCCTGGTGCAGTGGATTGTAGAACTGGCAAACGCTGGTACTTCGTGTTAGCATTTGTTTTAGCTTCATCCTGGATGGTTTTTCTGTGCATTTTTCTATTGCTACTCATTACATCACCCATGTGGGTCCATCAGCAGATCCTTCCTTTTCATGCCGCCTTTCCTTTTCAATGGCATGATAAGTCGATTCACCCCATCAGCCATGccataatatatttatttcagagCTGGTGTGCAGTTTATACGTTGACTTGGCTCGTGTGCATCGAGGGACTATCTGTGAATATCTACGTGGAATTAACATTTGCCATAGAAGTTCTATGCCTCGAACTGCGAAACCTTCATCGGAGGTGTCATGAATATGAAGAGTTGAGATTGGAGACGAATCGCTTGGTGAAGTTTCATCAGAAGATTATTGAGTAAGCTTTGACACCATAAAAGCAAATTTGCATTCTGACCTCATTTTTGCAGCCTTTTGGATCGTACTAACAATGTATTTCATGGAACCCTCATAATGCAAATGGGAGTAAACTTTTTCTTGGTATCCCTTTCGGTCTTAGAGGCCATGGAGGCGCGAAAGGATCCCAAGGTGGTGGTCCAGTTTGCAATCCTAATGCTGCTCGCCCTGGGGCATCTTTCCATGTGGTCGTTTTTTGGAGACCTGTTGTCCCAGGAGTCATTGAAAATTTCGGACGCAGCTTATGAGGCTTACGATCCCACCAAAGGATCCAAGGATGTTTATAGAGACCTCTGCTTAATTATTAGGCGTGGCCAGAAGCCTCTGATCATGAGAGCCAGCCCCTTTCCGCcctttaattttataaactaCAGCGCTGTAAGTTTgaaatactttatttattgtaatttctaGCATAATATTTTTCCAGATACTTAATCAATGCTATGTCATCTTGACATTTTTGTTAAACACATTAGACTAAATcctaaaatggaaaatttttcAATACTTTTTTATGGATATTATCTAAATTTGCTAATTGCCTTACGTACATAGACTGTTATAAATTCTGTAACCTGCTTATATGAAAGAGTAGACCTTTAATCTCTTCTGATAGTCTTTAGCTAATTAACTTTCTGTCGTTGGGCTGTTATTAAAGAAAGATACTCAAATCTTCATCACGcatatttttccaaaattttaCTATCATATTATCTGCGAGTTTTAGTGCCCATTTACCTTTGTAAGTAGGAAACAAGAGTGGAATGAGCTAGAAGTTCTGAAGGTATGAGaagtattaatataaaaatttcttAGTACATTTCTAATGGGGATTAGAGCCTCACAAAGCAGATGTTAAGTTTTCGCTTGGTAATTGCTTTGAATGGCCATAATTTTTGCTTATTACCACACAGGAGagatatattaaatattataaccTTTTTTTATGTATACTTGTCTGATAAGtataagtatatttaaataggGTCTCTTTGCGTTATAGTATCACTCACAAAGCAGAGTTCGATTTGAAATGAACGTTTGTGGCAATTTGTATCGTTTCCTTAAGTTTTATATCGACGGCTGGAAGCATTTTCGAGATCCTACGATAAAATTCCGACACTCCGGTGTTTACTATTGGAGGGAGCAGATGAAGTCAGTAATTCCTAATAGTGTGTAATTCCTCCTGATTTATATAAGTTAAAATAACCTTTTGCAGAGCTATGTTCTTATATACAACCTCAAAGGAACGCGAACTGCCCTTCCGTTCCACATGGCACACTTTGGTTAACATTAAAGTGTCCATTTGTTTTTCAACAATGTGCTATGGCGTTACCGAATCAATAGGAGACAGGGTTCAGATAGGTCGGGATCTCGCATTCATTTTAGGGGTTCGAAAAGTCGTATATTAGAAACTCTTCGAATACTTACTCATAGTTCtgttttcagcttttttttatagcttttaaaatattctattTTCAATGGTATGGCGATGGACTTGACGAGGTTGTTGAAACCCTGGACAGATTACATCCTTGGGCACATAAAGGTCCTGGTGCAGTGGATTATAGAACTGGCAAACGCTGGTACTTCCAGTTGTCATTTGTTGTAATTTCATCGTGGATGTGTTTTCTGTGCATTTTTCTATTGCTCCTCATTACATCACCCATGTGGATCCATCAGCAGATCCTTCCCCTTCATGCAGCCTTTCCTTTTCAATGGCATGATAAGTCGATTCACCCCATCAGCCATGccataatatatttatttcagagCTGGTGTGCAGTTTATACGTTGACTTGGCTCGTGTGCATCGAGGGACTATCTGTGAATATCTACGTGGAATTAACATTTGCCATAGAAGTTCTATGCCTCGAACTGCGAAACCTTCATCGGAGGTGCCATGGATATGAAGAGTTGAGATTAGAGACGAATCGCTTGATCAAGTTTCATCAGAAGATTG from Drosophila yakuba strain Tai18E2 chromosome 3L, Prin_Dyak_Tai18E2_2.1, whole genome shotgun sequence carries:
- the LOC6533198 gene encoding putative odorant receptor 65c; amino-acid sequence: MKFGGNLNRYLQFFIDGWNHFRDPSVESRHSAVYYWREQMKAMFLYTTSKERELPFRSTWHTLVNIQVSICFSTMCYGVTESFGDKVQIGRDLAFIIGFFFITFKIYYFQWYGDGLDEVVETLDRLHPWAQKGPGAVDCRTGKRWYFVLAFVLASSWMVFLCIFLLLLITSPMWVHQQILPFHAAFPFQWHDKSIHPISHAIIYLFQSWCAVYTLTWLVCIEGLSVNIYVELTFAIEVLCLELRNLHRRCHEYEELRLETNRLVKFHQKIIDLLDRTNNVFHGTLIMQMGVNFFLVSLSVLEAMEARKDPKVVVQFAILMLLALGHLSMWSFFGDLLSQESLKISDAAYEAYDPTKGSKDVYRDLCLIIRRGQKPLIMRASPFPPFNFINYSAILNQCYVILTFLLNTLD
- the LOC6533197 gene encoding putative odorant receptor 65b; its protein translation is MDSRGSIYRFLKFFKIGWRIYQNPKLESSHSSIYYWREQMKAMALFTTTEERQLPYRSTWHLIVNIQLFVFFTSMCYGFMESVGDHVEMGRDFAFILGAFFIVFKVFYFNWYGDDLDQVINELEEFHPWTKIGPGAVDYRAGKRWYFVMAFFLVSSWAFFLCVFILLLITSPMWVHQQNLPFHAAFPFQWHDRSLHPIGHFIIYVYQSYFSAYALTWLLCIEGLSVCIYAEITFAIEVLCLELRHIHRFKDGLTELRMETNRLVKLHQKIVEILDRTNNVFHGTLIMQMGVNFSLVSISVLEAMEARKDPKVVVQFAILMMLALGHLSMWSFFGDMLSQESLKISDAAYDAYDPTKGSKDVYRDLCLIIRRGQEPLIMRASPFPSFNLINYSAILNQCYGILTFLLKTLD
- the LOC26534669 gene encoding putative odorant receptor 65c, encoding MCYGVTESIGDRLFFIAFKIFYFQWYGDGLDEVVETLDRLHPWAHKGPGAVDYRTGKRWYFQLSFVVISSWMCFLCIFLLLLITSPMWIHQQILPLHAAFPFQWHDKSIHPISHAIIYLFQSWCAVYTLTWLVCIEGLSVNIYVELTFAIEVLCLELRNLHRRCHGYEELRLETNRLIKFHQKIVK